A portion of the Actomonas aquatica genome contains these proteins:
- a CDS encoding winged helix-turn-helix transcriptional regulator, translating to MPTPHLSLKERNAYRSLEDVVGCKWSAAVVGALQRGVVRPGKLERYIPGISTKILNERLRRLLEYGLIVRRDLSEATTLHVEYHLTPAGERLAGIIEQLHALQTEHDATRDAK from the coding sequence ATGCCTACCCCACACCTCAGTCTTAAAGAACGAAACGCCTACCGTAGTCTGGAAGATGTGGTGGGGTGCAAATGGTCGGCCGCGGTGGTGGGCGCGCTGCAACGCGGCGTGGTGCGACCGGGCAAACTGGAGCGCTACATTCCGGGCATCTCGACGAAGATCCTGAATGAGCGACTGCGCCGGTTGTTGGAGTATGGATTGATCGTGCGGCGTGACCTATCGGAGGCGACGACTCTGCATGTGGAGTATCATCTCACGCCGGCGGGCGAGCGTTTGGCGGGGATCATCGAGCAGTTGCACGCGCTGCAAACGGAGCACGACGCGACGCGCGATGCGAAGTGA